One stretch of Castor canadensis chromosome 14, mCasCan1.hap1v2, whole genome shotgun sequence DNA includes these proteins:
- the LOC141416560 gene encoding pyroglutamyl-peptidase 1 isoform X2, with product MATAKGFGPFGEHTVNASWIAVQELEKLGLGDGVDLHVYEIPVEYKTVQTLIPALWEKHSPQLVVHVGVSGMATTVTLEKCGHNKGYQGLDNCRFCPGSQCCVEDGPESIDSIIDMDAVCKRVTTLGLDVSVTISQDAGRYLCDFTYYTSLYQSHGRSAFVHVPPLGKPYDAGQLGRALRAIIEEMLDVLEQSEDKVRCCHQP from the exons ATGGCAACAGCCAAAG GGTTTGGTCCTTTTGGGGAGCACACGGTGAACGCCAGCTGGATTGCTGTGCAG GAGCTGGAGAAGCTGGGCCTGGGAGATGGCGTGGACCTGCACGTGTACGAGATCCCCGTGGAGTACAAGACGGTGCAGACACTCATCCCCGCCCTGTGGGAGAAACACAGTCCGCAG CTAGTGGTGCATGTGGGGGTGTCCGGGATGGCCACCACCGTCACCCTCGAGAAGTGCGGGCACAACAAAGGTTACCAGGGCCTGGACAACTGCCGCTTCTGCCCTGGCTCCCAGTGCTGTGTGGAGGATGGGCCCGAAAGCATTGACTCCATCATTGACATGGACGCCGTGTGCAAGAGGGTCACCACGCTGGGCCTGGACGTGTCGGTGACCATCTCGCAGGACGCCGGCAG GTACCTGTGTGACTTCACCTACTACACCTCCCTGTACCAGAGCCACGGCCGCTCCGCCTTCGTCCACGTGCCACCGCTGGGCAAGCCCTATGACGCCGGCCAGCTGGGCCGTGCGCTGAGGGCCATCATCGAGGAGATGCTGGACGTGCTGGAGCAGTCGGAGGACAAGGTCCGCTGCTGCCACCAACCCTGA
- the LOC109683691 gene encoding U6 snRNA-associated Sm-like protein LSm4 isoform X1, which translates to MLPLSLLKTAQNHPMPCPSQLVELKNGETYNGHLVSCDNWMNINLREVICTSRDGDKFWRMPECYIRGSTIKYLRIPDEVIDMVKDEAVAKGRGRGGLQQQKQQKGRGLGGAGRGVFGGRGRGGIPGTGRGQPEKKPGRQAGKQ; encoded by the exons ATG CTGCCCCTGTCGCTGCTGAAGACGGCGCAGAACCACCCCATG CCCTGCCCCTCGCAGCTGGTGGAGCTGAAGAACGGGGAGACCTACAACGGACACCTGGTGAGCTGCGACAACTGGATGAACATCAACCTGCGGGAGGTGATCTGCACGTCCCGG GACGGGGACAAGTTCTGGCGCATGCCGGAGTGCTACATCCGCGGCAGCACCATCAAGTACCTGCGCATCCCCGACGAGGTCATCGACATGGTGAAGGACGAAGCAGTGGCCAAGGGCCGCGGGCGAGGCGGCCtgcagcagcagaagcagcagaaGGGCCGCGGCCTGGGTGGCGCTGGCCGAG GTGTGTTTGGTGGCCGCGGTCGCGGCGGGATCCCAGGCACGGGCCGAGGGCAGCCGGAGAAGAAGCCGGGCAGACAGGCGGGCAAGCAGTGA
- the LOC109683691 gene encoding U6 snRNA-associated Sm-like protein LSm4 isoform X2, protein MLPLSLLKTAQNHPMLVELKNGETYNGHLVSCDNWMNINLREVICTSRDGDKFWRMPECYIRGSTIKYLRIPDEVIDMVKDEAVAKGRGRGGLQQQKQQKGRGLGGAGRGVFGGRGRGGIPGTGRGQPEKKPGRQAGKQ, encoded by the exons ATG CTGCCCCTGTCGCTGCTGAAGACGGCGCAGAACCACCCCATG CTGGTGGAGCTGAAGAACGGGGAGACCTACAACGGACACCTGGTGAGCTGCGACAACTGGATGAACATCAACCTGCGGGAGGTGATCTGCACGTCCCGG GACGGGGACAAGTTCTGGCGCATGCCGGAGTGCTACATCCGCGGCAGCACCATCAAGTACCTGCGCATCCCCGACGAGGTCATCGACATGGTGAAGGACGAAGCAGTGGCCAAGGGCCGCGGGCGAGGCGGCCtgcagcagcagaagcagcagaaGGGCCGCGGCCTGGGTGGCGCTGGCCGAG GTGTGTTTGGTGGCCGCGGTCGCGGCGGGATCCCAGGCACGGGCCGAGGGCAGCCGGAGAAGAAGCCGGGCAGACAGGCGGGCAAGCAGTGA
- the LOC141416560 gene encoding pyroglutamyl-peptidase 1 isoform X1 yields the protein MEQPRKAVVVTGFGPFGEHTVNASWIAVQELEKLGLGDGVDLHVYEIPVEYKTVQTLIPALWEKHSPQLVVHVGVSGMATTVTLEKCGHNKGYQGLDNCRFCPGSQCCVEDGPESIDSIIDMDAVCKRVTTLGLDVSVTISQDAGRYLCDFTYYTSLYQSHGRSAFVHVPPLGKPYDAGQLGRALRAIIEEMLDVLEQSEDKVRCCHQP from the exons ATGGAACAGCCCAGGAAGGCGGTGGTGGTGACCG GGTTTGGTCCTTTTGGGGAGCACACGGTGAACGCCAGCTGGATTGCTGTGCAG GAGCTGGAGAAGCTGGGCCTGGGAGATGGCGTGGACCTGCACGTGTACGAGATCCCCGTGGAGTACAAGACGGTGCAGACACTCATCCCCGCCCTGTGGGAGAAACACAGTCCGCAG CTAGTGGTGCATGTGGGGGTGTCCGGGATGGCCACCACCGTCACCCTCGAGAAGTGCGGGCACAACAAAGGTTACCAGGGCCTGGACAACTGCCGCTTCTGCCCTGGCTCCCAGTGCTGTGTGGAGGATGGGCCCGAAAGCATTGACTCCATCATTGACATGGACGCCGTGTGCAAGAGGGTCACCACGCTGGGCCTGGACGTGTCGGTGACCATCTCGCAGGACGCCGGCAG GTACCTGTGTGACTTCACCTACTACACCTCCCTGTACCAGAGCCACGGCCGCTCCGCCTTCGTCCACGTGCCACCGCTGGGCAAGCCCTATGACGCCGGCCAGCTGGGCCGTGCGCTGAGGGCCATCATCGAGGAGATGCTGGACGTGCTGGAGCAGTCGGAGGACAAGGTCCGCTGCTGCCACCAACCCTGA
- the LOC141416560 gene encoding pyroglutamyl-peptidase 1 isoform X3, which yields MATTVTLEKCGHNKGYQGLDNCRFCPGSQCCVEDGPESIDSIIDMDAVCKRVTTLGLDVSVTISQDAGRYLCDFTYYTSLYQSHGRSAFVHVPPLGKPYDAGQLGRALRAIIEEMLDVLEQSEDKVRCCHQP from the exons ATGGCCACCACCGTCACCCTCGAGAAGTGCGGGCACAACAAAGGTTACCAGGGCCTGGACAACTGCCGCTTCTGCCCTGGCTCCCAGTGCTGTGTGGAGGATGGGCCCGAAAGCATTGACTCCATCATTGACATGGACGCCGTGTGCAAGAGGGTCACCACGCTGGGCCTGGACGTGTCGGTGACCATCTCGCAGGACGCCGGCAG GTACCTGTGTGACTTCACCTACTACACCTCCCTGTACCAGAGCCACGGCCGCTCCGCCTTCGTCCACGTGCCACCGCTGGGCAAGCCCTATGACGCCGGCCAGCTGGGCCGTGCGCTGAGGGCCATCATCGAGGAGATGCTGGACGTGCTGGAGCAGTCGGAGGACAAGGTCCGCTGCTGCCACCAACCCTGA
- the LOC109683690 gene encoding transcription factor JunD yields METPFYGDEALSGLGGGGASGSAGGSFASPGRLFPGAPPTASSMMKKDALSLSLSEQVAAALKPSAAPPPAPLRADGAPSAAPPDGLLASPDLGLLKLASPELERLIIQSNGLVTTTPTSTQFLYPKVAASEEQEFAEGFVKALEDLHKQNQLGAGAATATATSAATGGPSGSSSGAAPPGELATAPAAPEAPVYANLSSYAGGTGGAGGAATVTFAPEPVPFPPPPPPPPPGALGPPRLAALKDEPQTVPDVPSFGESPPLSPIDMDTQERIKAERKRLRNRIAASKCRKRKLERISRLEEKVKTLKSQNTELASTASLLREQVAQLKQKVLSHVNSGCQLLPQHQVPAY; encoded by the coding sequence ATGGAAACACCCTTCTACGGCGATGAGGCTCTGAGCGGCCTGGGCGGTGGTGGCGCCAGTGGCAGTGCTGGTGGCAGTTTTGCGTCCCCGGGTCGCCTGTTCCCGGGGGCGCCCCCGACGGCCAGCAGCATGATGAAGAAAGACGCGCTGTCGCTGAGCCTAAGCGAGCAGGTGGCCGCGGCGCTCAAGCCCTCGGCTGCGCCCCCGCCAGCTCCATTGCGCGCAGATGGCGCCCCGAGCGCGGCGCCCCCCGACGGCCTTTTGGCATCGCCAGATCTGGGCTTGCTCAAGTTGGCGTCCCCCGAGCTCGAGCGCCTCATCATCCAGTCTAACGGGCTGGTCACCACCACGCCGACCAGCACGCAGTTCCTGTACCCCAAAGTGGCGGCCAGCGAGGAGCAGGAGTTCGCCGAGGGCTTCGTCAAGGCCTTGGAGGACTTGCACAAGCAGAACCAGCTGGGCGCGGGCGCGGCCACCGCCACGGCCACCTCTGCGGCCACCGGGGGTCCTTCGGGCTCGTCCTCGGGTGCTGCGCCCCCTGGAGAGCTGGCCACGGCCCCCGCCGCGCCCGAAGCGCCCGTCTACGCCAACCTGAGCAGCTACGCGGGTGGCACCGGGGGCGCGGGGGGCGCGGCGACAGTCACCTTCGCCCCTGAGCCCGTGCCCTTCCCGCCACCCCCGCCGCCACCCCCGCCGGGCGCGCTGGGTCCCCCGCGTTTGGCTGCGCTCAAGGATGAACCCCAGACGGTGCCCGATGTGCCGAGCTTTGGCGAGAGTCCCCCGTTGTCGCCTATCGACATGGACACGCAAGAGCGTATCAAAGCGGAGCGCAAACGGCTGCGGAACCGCATCGCCGCGTCCAAATGCCGCAAGCGTAAGCTGGAGCGCATCTCGCGCTTGGAGGAGAAAGTGAAGACGCTCAAGAGCCAGAACACCGAGCTGGCGTCCACCGCCAGCCTGCTGCGCGAGCAGGTGGCGCAGCTCAAGCAGAAGGTCCTCAGCCACGTCAACAGCGGCTGCCAGCTGCTGCCCCAGCACCAGGTGCCCGCGTACTGA